TGGGAGGAGTTCGAGAAGGACTACGCCACCATCCGGGACCGCATCGCGCGCGTCATCCCCGGCTTCGAGGACTTCAACGCCCGCCTCGCCGCGCACCCCGGCGGCTTCGCCCTCCCCCACGCCCCGCGGGACGAGCGGCGCTTCCCGACCGCGACGGGCAAGGCGAACTTCACCGCCGCCCCCGTCGAGTACCCGAAGGTGCCCGAGGGCCGGCTGCTGCTGCAGACCCTGCGCTCGCACGACCAGTACAACACCACCATCTACGGCCTCGACGACCGCTACCGCGGCATCAAGGGCGGGCGCCGGGTCGTCCTGGTCCACCCCGACGACGCGGCGCGCCTCGGCCTCGCGGACGGGGCGTACGCGGACCTGGTCGGCGAGTGGAACGACGGCGTCGAGCGCCGCGCGCCCCGCTTCCGCGTCGTCCACTACCCCACGGCGCGCGGCTGCGCGGCCGCCTACTACCCCGAGACCAACGTCCTGGTCCCGCTCGACGCGACGGCGGACGTCAGCAACACCCCCGCCAGCAAGTCCGTCGTCGTCCGTCTGGAACAATCACCGCCCGACTGAGCGTTCGCTCAGCCACCGGCACCAGGCCGGCCGTACGACGACGAACGGAGTCCGGGCCCCATGGGCGAGCAGACCGCAGTGAAGTTCCCGCAAGAGGTCATCGACGAGTACGCCGCGCTCGGCGTCGACCTGCCCGCCCTGTTCTCCGCGGGCCACCTCGGCGAGCGCATGGGCCTGCGGATCGTCGAGGCGGCGCCCGACCGTGTCGTCGGCACCCTGCCCGTGGAGGGCAACACCCAGCCCTACGGGCTGCTCCACGGCGGGGCCTCCGCCGTGCTCGCCGAGACGCTCGGCTCGGTGGGCGCCATGCTGCACGGCGGCTCGAAGAAGATCGCCGTCGGCGTCGACCTCAACTGCACCCACCACCGCGGCGTCCGCTCGGGCCTGGTCACCGGGGTCGCGACCCCGGTCCACCGCGGCCGGTCCACCGCCACGTACGAGATCGTCGTCACCGACGAGCAGGACAAGCGGGTCTGCACCGCGCGCCTGACGTGCATGCTGCGGGAGGTCACCGCGCAGGACGCGGGGAGCGTCCCGGGCGTCGTCTGACGGCACGCGTGAGCGCCGGGCGCCCCGCGGAGGGGCACCCGGCGCCGTCACGCGCCGCGGGTCAGGCCGCGCCCTCGCCGAGGTAGGCCGCGCGGATGCGGGAGTCGGCGAGCAGCTCGCCCGCCGGACCCGCCATGGCCACGGATCCCGTCTCCAGGACGTACCCGCGGTGGGCGAGGCCCAGGGCCTGCGTGGCGTTCTGCTCCACCAGCAGCACCGTGGTGCCCTGCTCGTTGATCTCCTTGATGATCTCGAAGATCTGCTGGACGATCAGCGGCGCCAGGCCCATGGACGGCTCGTCCAGCAGGAGCAGCTCCGGCCGGCCCATCAGGGCGCGGCCGATGGCCAGCATCTGCTGCTCGCCGCCGGAGAGGGTGCCCGCCTGCTGGGAACGCCGCTCGGCGAGCCGGGGGAAGAGCGTGAACACCCGGTCCAGGTCGCCGGCGTCCACCGACGAGAACCGGTACGCGCCCATCTCCAGGTTCTCCAGCACCGTCATCGTCGCGAACACCCGCCGGCCCTCGGGCACGTGCCCGATGCCGAAGTGGACCAGTTCGTGCGACTTGATGCCGTCGATCCGCTCGCCGCGCAGCAGTACCCGGCCGTGTCGGGGCTGGAGCATGCCGGAGATCGTCCGCAGCGTGGTCGTCTTGCCCGCGCCGTTGCCGCCGAGCAGGGCGACGATCTCGCCCCTGCCGACCGTCAGGTCGATGCCCTTCAACGCCTCGATGGCGCCGTAGAACACCCGCATCCCCTGCAGTTCGAGCAGCGTCCCGTCCGGGGCGCCGGTCCCGCCGGGCTCCGTCCGTGCCTGTGCCGTCGTGCTCACTGGCCGCTCTCCTCGTCGCTCCGCGCACGGCTCGCGCCGTCCGCCCGGACCTCGTCCCCACGCGTGCCGGCCCCGTCGCCCGCGGGCGCGGTGTCGGTCGTGTCGGCGGCGTCGGTCGTGTCAGTGGCCTCCGCCGTGTCAGCGGCCCCGGCGGTGTCGGCGGGATCCGCCGTGGTGACCTCGGTGTCCGCGGTGTCCGCGGTGTCCGCGGTGGCGGGCTCCCGCACACCGGCCGCGTCGGCGTCGGCCTCGGCCTCGGCCTCGGCGCCGGTACCGTCCTCGGCTCCGACGTCGTCCCCGGTTCCCGCCTCGGCCCCGGCGTCGGCGCTGGTGGCGTCGGCCTCGGCGGTGTTTCCGGCATCGGCCGCGCCGGTCCCGGTGGCGTCGGCGTCGGCGTCGGCGTCCGCGTCGGCGGCATCCACCGGGACCGCGGCAGCGGTGCCGGCCGCGGCCACGGCGGGCACGGTGGCCGACGTGGTGGCGGGGGCGGCCGTGGCGGGTTCCGGGTGCTGGTCCTCGACCGCGTGCCGGACCGCTTCCGCGTCCTCCGCCGAGGTGCCCAGGTACGCCTCGATCACCGCCGGGTGCTGCTGCACCTCGCTCGGCGTGCCCTCGGCGATCTTCTTGCCGAAGTTGAGGACCATCACGCGGTCGGCGACCGACATGACCAGCCGCATGTCGTGCTCGATCAGCAGCACGCTCACACCGAGTTCGGTGTTGATCCGCCGGATCAGCTGCTCCAGCTCCAGCTTCTCCGTCGGGTTGGTGCCCGCCGCCGGCTCGTCCAGCAGCAGCACCTGCGGGTCGGTCGCCAGCGCCCGGGCGATCTCCAAGCTCCGCTGGTCGCCGTAGCTGAGGCTGCCGGCGATCTCGTTGAGCTTGTCCTCCAGCCCCACGAACGTCAGCAGTCGGTGCGCGCGTTCGTCGCTCTGCCGCTCCGCCCGGCGCGCGCCGGGCAGGCCGAGCATGATCGACACGGGGCCGGCCTTGAGCCGGGTCTCCGCGGCGATCTTCACGTTCTCCAGCGCCGTCAGCGCGGAGAAGAGGCGGATGTTCTGGAA
This portion of the Streptomyces changanensis genome encodes:
- a CDS encoding ABC transporter ATP-binding protein, whose product is MRVFYGAIEALKGIDLTVGRGEIVALLGGNGAGKTTTLRTISGMLQPRHGRVLLRGERIDGIKSHELVHFGIGHVPEGRRVFATMTVLENLEMGAYRFSSVDAGDLDRVFTLFPRLAERRSQQAGTLSGGEQQMLAIGRALMGRPELLLLDEPSMGLAPLIVQQIFEIIKEINEQGTTVLLVEQNATQALGLAHRGYVLETGSVAMAGPAGELLADSRIRAAYLGEGAA
- a CDS encoding ABC transporter ATP-binding protein, producing the protein MTTEVTSAPAAEPVLQATDVTLRFGGLTVLDKVDMSMRRGEVLAVIGPNGAGKTSFFNSLTGAYTPQEGKIVFISKDGERKSLLGSKPHLVNRVGVARTFQNIRLFSALTALENVKIAAETRLKAGPVSIMLGLPGARRAERQSDERAHRLLTFVGLEDKLNEIAGSLSYGDQRSLEIARALATDPQVLLLDEPAAGTNPTEKLELEQLIRRINTELGVSVLLIEHDMRLVMSVADRVMVLNFGKKIAEGTPSEVQQHPAVIEAYLGTSAEDAEAVRHAVEDQHPEPATAAPATTSATVPAVAAAGTAAAVPVDAADADADADADATGTGAADAGNTAEADATSADAGAEAGTGDDVGAEDGTGAEAEAEADADAAGVREPATADTADTADTEVTTADPADTAGAADTAEATDTTDAADTTDTAPAGDGAGTRGDEVRADGASRARSDEESGQ
- a CDS encoding PaaI family thioesterase, with product MGEQTAVKFPQEVIDEYAALGVDLPALFSAGHLGERMGLRIVEAAPDRVVGTLPVEGNTQPYGLLHGGASAVLAETLGSVGAMLHGGSKKIAVGVDLNCTHHRGVRSGLVTGVATPVHRGRSTATYEIVVTDEQDKRVCTARLTCMLREVTAQDAGSVPGVV